From Rhodoferax sp. AJA081-3, the proteins below share one genomic window:
- the katG gene encoding catalase/peroxidase HPI, protein MSSEAKCPFHHAASGGTTNKDWWPNQLRVELLNQHGNKSNPLGESFNYAEEFKKLDYKALKADLVKLMTDSQDWWPADFGHYGPQMVRMAWHSAGTYRTLDGRGGGGRGQQRFAPLNSWPDNVNIDKSRRLLWPIKQKYGQKISWADLFILAGNVALESMGFRTFGFAGGREDVWEPDMDVNFGAETQWLAADKRFSGPNGAAFDRNKGEGELDKNLAATHMGLIYVNPEGPNASGDYLAAAKDIRATFYRMAMDDEEIVALIAGGHTFGKAHGAAPESHKGPEPEGAGIEAQGLGWNSSFGTGHGKDTVSSGLEVTWTTTPAQWGNNFFENLFKFEWELTHSPAGAKQWVAKDAPEIIPDAHVPGKKHKPTMLTTDLTLRFDPEFGKISKRFHDDPQSFAEAFARAWFKLTHRDMGPKARYLGPEVPKEDLIWQDPLPAATLNPTAADLADLKVKIAASGLSVSEMVSVAWASASTFRGGDKRGGANGARLALAPQKDWAINAIAIKALAKLQDIQKASGKASLADVIVLAGSVGVELAAKAAGVAVEVPFTPGRVDATQAQTDVESFAVLEPQVDGFRNYKKGKIGAATEALLIGKAQLLTLTAPELTALVGGLRVLGANADGSPHGVFTDTVGVLSNDFFVNLLDMGTVWKAADGEGEVFEGKDRKTGTVKYTGTRADLVFGSNSVLRAYAEVYASADGKEKLVKDFVAAWTKVMNLDRFDLA, encoded by the coding sequence ATGTCAAGCGAAGCCAAATGCCCCTTCCACCACGCTGCCAGCGGCGGCACCACCAACAAGGACTGGTGGCCGAACCAGTTACGCGTGGAGTTGTTGAACCAGCATGGCAACAAGTCCAACCCCTTGGGTGAATCCTTCAACTACGCCGAAGAATTCAAGAAGCTGGACTACAAGGCCCTGAAGGCCGACTTGGTCAAACTGATGACCGACAGCCAGGACTGGTGGCCCGCCGACTTTGGTCACTATGGCCCGCAGATGGTGCGCATGGCCTGGCACAGCGCCGGCACCTACCGCACGCTGGATGGCCGTGGCGGCGGCGGACGCGGGCAACAGCGTTTTGCCCCGCTGAACTCCTGGCCCGACAACGTCAACATCGACAAGTCGCGTCGGCTGTTGTGGCCTATCAAGCAGAAATACGGCCAGAAGATTTCCTGGGCCGACCTGTTCATTCTGGCGGGCAACGTGGCACTGGAGAGCATGGGCTTTCGCACCTTTGGTTTTGCCGGTGGCCGCGAAGACGTGTGGGAACCCGACATGGACGTGAACTTTGGCGCCGAGACCCAATGGCTGGCCGCCGACAAACGTTTCAGTGGCCCCAACGGCGCTGCATTTGACCGCAACAAGGGCGAGGGCGAGCTAGACAAAAACCTGGCCGCCACCCACATGGGCCTGATCTATGTGAACCCCGAAGGCCCCAACGCCAGCGGTGACTACCTGGCCGCGGCCAAAGACATCCGTGCCACCTTCTACCGCATGGCCATGGACGACGAAGAAATCGTTGCGCTGATCGCGGGCGGCCACACATTTGGCAAGGCCCACGGTGCCGCACCCGAATCACACAAGGGCCCGGAGCCCGAAGGCGCGGGCATCGAAGCCCAGGGCCTGGGCTGGAACAGCAGCTTCGGCACCGGCCATGGCAAAGACACGGTTTCCAGCGGCCTGGAAGTGACCTGGACCACGACCCCCGCCCAGTGGGGCAACAACTTCTTCGAGAACCTGTTCAAGTTCGAATGGGAGCTGACCCACTCCCCCGCGGGCGCCAAGCAGTGGGTGGCCAAGGATGCGCCGGAGATCATTCCCGACGCCCATGTGCCGGGCAAGAAACACAAGCCCACCATGCTGACTACCGACCTGACGCTGCGTTTCGACCCTGAGTTCGGCAAGATTTCCAAGCGCTTCCATGACGACCCACAATCCTTTGCCGAAGCCTTTGCCCGCGCCTGGTTCAAGCTGACCCACCGTGACATGGGGCCCAAGGCGCGTTACCTGGGGCCTGAGGTTCCCAAGGAAGACCTGATCTGGCAAGATCCGTTGCCCGCCGCAACGCTGAATCCCACGGCCGCGGACCTTGCCGACCTTAAGGTAAAAATCGCAGCCTCTGGCCTGTCCGTCTCCGAAATGGTGTCGGTGGCCTGGGCCTCGGCCTCCACCTTCCGCGGAGGCGACAAGCGCGGTGGCGCCAACGGCGCACGCCTGGCCCTGGCGCCGCAAAAGGATTGGGCCATCAACGCGATTGCCATCAAGGCCTTGGCCAAGCTGCAAGATATCCAAAAGGCATCTGGCAAGGCATCGCTGGCAGACGTGATCGTGTTGGCCGGCAGCGTGGGTGTCGAACTGGCGGCCAAGGCGGCCGGTGTGGCGGTGGAGGTGCCGTTTACCCCAGGGCGCGTAGATGCCACCCAGGCGCAAACCGATGTGGAATCCTTCGCCGTACTGGAGCCGCAGGTGGATGGCTTTCGCAACTACAAAAAGGGCAAGATCGGCGCCGCGACCGAGGCCCTGTTGATCGGCAAGGCCCAGTTGTTGACACTGACCGCGCCCGAGCTGACCGCCCTGGTCGGCGGCCTGCGCGTGTTAGGCGCCAATGCCGACGGCAGCCCACATGGCGTGTTCACCGACACGGTGGGTGTGCTCAGCAACGATTTCTTTGTCAACCTGCTGGACATGGGCACGGTGTGGAAGGCAGCGGACGGCGAGGGCGAAGTGTTTGAAGGCAAAGACCGCAAGACCGGCACGGTGAAATACACCGGCACCCGGGCCGACCTGGTCTTTGGCTCCAACTCGGTGCTGCGCGCGTATGCCGAGGTGTATGCCAGCGCCGACGGCAAGGAAAAGCTGGTCAAGGACTTTGTGGCCGCTTGGACCAAGGTCATGAACCTGGACCGCTTCGACCTGGCTTGA
- a CDS encoding GNAT family N-acetyltransferase, which translates to MSLFLRAATLADAPAVADVYLSSRATFLAYAPLAHSEADIRLWIESKLIPDASVTVAQVGGEVVGFVATAIDGPLLWLDQLYVRPDSVGLGLGSKLLEHALAGVTQPVRLYTFQANAGARRFYERYGFKPVEFSDGQSNEEKCPDVLYERAEHPA; encoded by the coding sequence ATGAGTTTGTTTCTACGCGCCGCCACACTTGCCGATGCGCCAGCCGTCGCCGATGTCTACCTATCGTCTAGGGCCACGTTTCTTGCCTACGCACCTCTTGCGCACAGCGAAGCGGATATTCGCCTGTGGATCGAGTCAAAACTAATCCCTGACGCATCCGTCACCGTTGCCCAGGTTGGTGGTGAGGTCGTTGGGTTTGTGGCAACGGCCATCGATGGTCCGCTGTTGTGGCTTGATCAACTATATGTTCGACCGGACTCGGTCGGCTTGGGTTTGGGTAGCAAACTGCTGGAGCATGCACTGGCAGGTGTCACGCAGCCAGTTCGCCTCTACACGTTCCAGGCCAACGCCGGTGCCAGGCGCTTCTACGAGCGGTATGGCTTCAAACCAGTGGAGTTCTCGGACGGGCAGTCCAATGAAGAAAAATGCCCCGATGTTCTGTATGAACGCGCAGAGCATCCAGCCTGA
- a CDS encoding ABC transporter substrate-binding protein: MAADVGYRVGNIVRVLVACTMVGILGLGHSARADTCKKLVATGNPEYAPYLWRDTQEPGKLIGANADLMQLLAQALGIPIEVRYVGTWARVQEEAKIGRIDLIAGAFFTQARLDYMDYFHPPFQGTRSVVWSAAAKPVPFKAWDDLRGLHGLTVINNSFGEAFDQYAKANLKITTVPTLEQAIQMLALARADYMIYEEAPGLAYMAKLNISGLKIAATEVSSEALFLTFSHKSPCNTPEMRALITKAVLKLNKEKAMEKLIEPNIQLWRKQSKS, from the coding sequence ATGGCCGCTGATGTTGGATACCGGGTGGGGAATATCGTACGGGTCTTGGTTGCCTGCACCATGGTCGGTATTTTGGGTTTGGGACACTCCGCCAGGGCGGATACCTGCAAGAAGCTGGTCGCCACTGGAAACCCAGAGTACGCGCCCTACCTTTGGCGTGACACGCAGGAACCCGGCAAGTTGATCGGCGCCAATGCCGACCTCATGCAACTGCTGGCCCAAGCCTTGGGCATCCCCATTGAAGTCCGTTATGTAGGGACCTGGGCCCGCGTGCAGGAAGAAGCAAAAATCGGTCGAATCGATTTGATTGCGGGGGCCTTTTTTACGCAGGCCCGACTGGACTACATGGACTATTTCCATCCACCGTTTCAAGGCACCCGCAGCGTGGTTTGGAGCGCTGCTGCCAAACCGGTGCCCTTCAAGGCCTGGGACGATCTGCGCGGCCTGCACGGCCTTACCGTGATCAACAACAGCTTTGGTGAGGCATTTGATCAGTATGCCAAGGCCAACCTCAAGATAACCACCGTACCGACGTTGGAGCAGGCGATTCAGATGCTGGCGCTGGCGCGTGCCGACTACATGATTTATGAAGAGGCTCCCGGTCTGGCCTACATGGCCAAATTGAATATTTCTGGCTTAAAAATTGCTGCTACCGAGGTCAGCAGTGAAGCTCTGTTTTTGACCTTCTCCCACAAATCCCCCTGCAACACACCAGAGATGCGTGCGCTCATCACCAAAGCCGTACTCAAGTTGAACAAAGAGAAGGCCATGGAAAAACTGATTGAACCCAATATTCAGCTTTGGCGAAAGCAATCAAAGTCCTGA
- a CDS encoding EAL domain-containing protein: MKLVPPPGVNPTFPIDFKPLAGTPQDCVDCGKAERVGFEFDYAFQPIVDVERKTVFAHEALVRGPNGEGAYSVLSQVNEQNRYRFDQACRVKAIRGASQLGIQEYVSINFLPNAIYKPEVCIRTTLAAAQVHNFPLDRIIFEVTEGERIEDGPWFAQILREYKRCGFKTAIDDFGAGYAGMKLLSDFQPDIIKIDMDLIRHIDTNHPRQVIVRSLVRLCEELNIQVVAEGIETLGERDFLRDAGIRLMQGYLFAKPAFRAVATVDAAVYAD, from the coding sequence ATGAAGCTTGTCCCCCCGCCCGGAGTCAATCCCACCTTCCCGATAGACTTTAAGCCGCTGGCCGGCACACCGCAAGACTGTGTGGATTGCGGCAAGGCAGAACGTGTGGGTTTTGAGTTTGACTACGCGTTTCAACCCATAGTCGATGTAGAGCGCAAGACCGTGTTCGCGCACGAGGCTCTGGTGCGCGGGCCCAATGGCGAAGGCGCTTACTCTGTGTTGTCGCAGGTGAATGAGCAGAACCGCTACCGGTTCGACCAGGCCTGCCGCGTCAAGGCCATCCGTGGGGCCAGCCAGTTGGGCATACAAGAGTATGTGTCCATCAATTTTCTGCCCAACGCCATCTACAAACCCGAAGTCTGCATACGCACCACGCTGGCAGCGGCGCAGGTGCATAACTTTCCATTGGACCGCATCATCTTTGAAGTGACGGAGGGCGAGCGCATCGAAGACGGCCCCTGGTTTGCACAGATTCTGCGCGAATACAAACGCTGCGGATTCAAGACCGCCATTGACGACTTTGGCGCGGGTTATGCGGGTATGAAGCTGCTGTCGGATTTTCAGCCCGACATCATCAAGATCGATATGGACCTGATACGCCATATCGACACCAATCATCCACGCCAGGTCATCGTGCGCAGCTTGGTGCGTCTCTGTGAAGAGCTGAACATTCAGGTGGTCGCAGAAGGCATTGAGACCCTGGGAGAGCGAGACTTTTTGCGTGACGCGGGTATTCGTCTGATGCAGGGTTATCTGTTTGCCAAGCCTGCGTTCAGAGCTGTGGCGACGGTTGACGCTGCGGTTTACGCCGATTGA
- a CDS encoding ATP-binding protein — MNTSLGTTLFQRWTKLSMRQTLMLGAGLGIFLPALLLTYFQTTSRLETEVNQRVRVPMQLYSDVLSRGLAIAIWTVDKDVTTGLTDAVMRNPDVVSVTVRDEFQKVLVHKKSGLALQSTPLIERRSIVHEGLVIGYLELELTTARIQADIFRDIAKQALALVAQLAISFALIWLLFDWRMMRPLRALQADASRLARGELTQPLQWRHADELGTLAQGLDHMRTELSSLIAERDQKNDALTQELLVRRRTEAALSVSQAKFLAIFDGSPVAISVSQMGGAFTILDVNGAWERLFGRSREAILGTSGAHNGMWVSQEVRQEVLRTLEQKGVISRHQAWMQPGDGRPSILCEISGQVLAMAEQPMLILAYEDVTDNHQQALNILGLNATLERRVGERTQELSEALAQLTTAQSELVRKEKMSALGSLVAGVAHELNTPVGNSLTVASTLQEHVKAFTSDVEKGITRSRLNAFLTTVGEGSDILMHSLHRAAELVASFKQVAVDQASVNRRVFQLDAAVAEILLTLGPSIRKSQHAVHSVVPAGITMDSYPGPLAQILTNLIGNALLHAFDGRENGVVTLNVRRLNDAQVELTVCDNGSGIPDANLARVFDPFFTTKFGQGGSGLGLNIVYNLVTGMMGGELKVDSPPGQGACFTIRLPLVAPAAAPEVPLPTLLGSTLGR, encoded by the coding sequence GTGAATACTTCCCTGGGGACTACTCTATTCCAGCGCTGGACCAAGTTGTCCATGCGGCAAACCCTGATGCTGGGTGCGGGGCTGGGGATTTTTCTGCCCGCCTTGTTGTTGACCTATTTTCAGACCACCAGCAGGCTAGAAACCGAGGTCAACCAGCGGGTTCGGGTGCCGATGCAGTTGTACTCAGACGTACTGTCACGCGGTCTGGCAATCGCCATCTGGACGGTCGATAAAGACGTGACAACCGGGCTCACTGACGCAGTCATGCGCAACCCGGATGTCGTCAGTGTCACCGTCAGAGACGAGTTTCAGAAAGTCCTTGTTCACAAAAAAAGTGGGCTGGCTCTCCAGAGCACGCCTCTGATTGAAAGGCGATCCATCGTGCACGAGGGCCTGGTGATCGGGTACCTGGAACTTGAACTCACGACTGCACGGATTCAAGCGGACATTTTTCGGGATATTGCCAAACAGGCCTTGGCGCTGGTAGCCCAGCTGGCCATTTCGTTTGCCTTGATCTGGTTGCTGTTTGACTGGCGCATGATGCGGCCGCTGCGGGCGTTGCAGGCCGATGCGTCGCGACTGGCACGTGGCGAACTCACCCAGCCTCTGCAATGGCGCCACGCTGACGAACTGGGGACCTTGGCCCAGGGCCTGGACCATATGCGCACCGAGTTATCGAGCCTGATCGCCGAGCGCGACCAAAAGAACGACGCCTTGACCCAGGAACTGCTGGTGCGGCGGCGCACGGAGGCTGCCTTGAGTGTCAGCCAGGCCAAGTTTCTCGCCATTTTCGACGGATCACCCGTAGCTATCTCGGTCTCGCAAATGGGCGGGGCGTTCACCATTTTGGATGTGAACGGCGCCTGGGAGCGGCTGTTTGGCCGCAGCCGAGAGGCCATACTGGGAACCAGTGGCGCGCACAATGGCATGTGGGTCAGCCAAGAAGTGCGCCAAGAGGTGTTGCGGACGCTTGAGCAAAAGGGTGTGATCTCCCGCCACCAGGCTTGGATGCAGCCCGGAGATGGCCGGCCCAGCATCCTGTGTGAAATATCCGGACAAGTGCTTGCCATGGCGGAACAGCCCATGCTGATACTGGCCTACGAAGACGTCACCGACAACCACCAGCAGGCGCTGAATATTCTCGGGCTCAACGCAACGCTGGAACGACGTGTCGGCGAGCGCACACAGGAACTATCGGAAGCGCTGGCGCAACTGACCACTGCGCAGTCCGAGTTGGTGCGCAAGGAAAAGATGTCGGCATTGGGCTCGCTGGTCGCAGGGGTTGCACATGAGCTCAATACACCGGTTGGCAACAGTTTGACCGTGGCCAGCACCTTGCAAGAGCATGTCAAAGCCTTCACCAGCGATGTCGAAAAAGGAATTACCCGCAGTCGCCTGAATGCTTTTTTGACAACGGTTGGCGAGGGCTCCGATATTCTGATGCACAGCCTGCACCGCGCGGCAGAACTGGTTGCCAGCTTCAAGCAGGTCGCCGTTGACCAGGCCAGTGTCAACCGGCGCGTGTTCCAACTGGATGCCGCCGTTGCGGAGATTTTGCTGACCTTGGGCCCGAGTATTCGCAAGTCGCAACACGCGGTGCATAGTGTCGTACCGGCAGGCATCACGATGGACAGTTACCCTGGACCCTTGGCACAAATACTCACCAACCTCATCGGCAACGCGCTGTTGCATGCCTTTGATGGCCGCGAAAATGGAGTGGTTACCTTAAACGTTCGACGACTGAACGACGCGCAGGTTGAGCTGACGGTTTGTGACAACGGTAGCGGGATTCCAGATGCCAACCTGGCCCGTGTTTTTGACCCATTTTTCACCACCAAATTTGGCCAGGGCGGCAGTGGCTTAGGACTCAATATCGTGTACAACTTGGTAACTGGCATGATGGGTGGCGAACTGAAGGTGGACAGCCCTCCCGGACAGGGGGCTTGTTTCACCATCAGGCTGCCCCTGGTCGCCCCGGCAGCCGCGCCAGAAGTACCCTTGCCCACTTTGTTGGGCAGCACGTTGGGTCGATAA
- a CDS encoding S9 family peptidase, with product MPASKHPITIADLWSLKRLGTGSLSPDGQWTCATVTSYDMKKNESSTQLWLLSTDGKTQRQLTRGKRDGDPQWSPDGKWIAFVSKRGEGKDADAAGQIYLIAPDGGEARRVAQLATGVSALRWFPDSKRLAFVSWVWPELTTQAAQEKKFKEDKDDKVQATVVEHNHYRYWDHWFARGRKPHIHVVDIPSKGGNGKIRDLFAGTAFHLPQQEPDAALFDISPDGKELAFTFDANPDPRDFSFTDIVAMDVKTGKTTTLTTRDKALAQFAFEGPRYSPDGKYLAFVGCDFTHQHNEQNRAWLLERKTKKPIPWSTTWDRGVNGPLHWAAASDAVYFTAEHGVAQPIWRLAVDAKVPTEVLRGPGEGGTAGDLRISANGKTLVYARSSMLHPPTLLACNADGSGERAIEKFNSKLMAGLQMGDARSVEVAGFDGDTVQMWIVSPPGYTANTKKKWPLMQVIHGGPHTCWSDTWHWRWNMQMFAASGYVTCAVNYHGSSGFGQKFLSSINGDWGRREMADVEAGTDYMLATSTIDAKRMVATGGSYGGYMVAYMNGNLPAKRYQAYVCHAGCYDWVSMMGSDGYFWFGHELGAFHWDDEARVMKQSPHHYAQNFNTPTLVMHGELDYRVPYYQGLAYYNTLRARGIPSRLVFFPDENHWILKPQNSKLWYAEFTGWCDRYTKGKGSSKLVK from the coding sequence ATGCCCGCTTCCAAACACCCCATCACCATAGCCGACCTCTGGTCCCTCAAACGCCTGGGCACCGGTAGCCTGTCGCCAGACGGCCAGTGGACCTGCGCCACCGTCACCAGTTACGACATGAAAAAAAACGAGAGCAGCACACAGCTGTGGCTGCTCTCTACCGATGGCAAGACGCAGCGCCAACTCACACGCGGCAAGCGCGATGGCGATCCACAGTGGTCGCCCGATGGCAAATGGATTGCCTTCGTCTCCAAACGCGGCGAGGGCAAAGACGCCGATGCCGCCGGGCAGATCTACCTGATTGCGCCCGATGGTGGCGAGGCCCGCCGCGTGGCGCAACTGGCCACGGGCGTGAGCGCCCTGCGCTGGTTCCCCGACAGCAAACGCCTGGCCTTTGTGTCCTGGGTCTGGCCCGAGCTGACCACACAGGCTGCGCAAGAGAAAAAATTCAAGGAGGACAAAGACGATAAGGTTCAGGCCACGGTGGTGGAGCACAATCACTACCGCTACTGGGACCACTGGTTTGCCCGCGGCCGCAAGCCGCATATCCATGTGGTGGACATCCCCAGCAAAGGCGGCAACGGCAAAATCCGCGACCTGTTTGCCGGTACTGCGTTCCACCTGCCGCAGCAGGAGCCCGATGCCGCGCTGTTTGACATCAGCCCCGATGGCAAGGAGTTGGCGTTCACCTTTGACGCCAACCCCGACCCGCGCGATTTTTCATTCACCGACATCGTGGCCATGGATGTGAAGACGGGCAAGACCACCACGCTGACCACACGCGACAAGGCATTGGCCCAGTTTGCGTTTGAAGGCCCACGTTATTCACCCGACGGCAAGTACCTTGCCTTTGTGGGCTGCGACTTCACCCATCAACACAACGAACAGAACCGCGCCTGGCTGTTGGAACGCAAAACCAAAAAACCAATCCCCTGGAGCACCACCTGGGACCGCGGCGTCAACGGCCCGCTGCATTGGGCAGCCGCCAGCGATGCGGTGTACTTCACCGCCGAGCATGGCGTGGCACAACCCATCTGGCGCCTGGCCGTGGATGCGAAGGTGCCCACCGAAGTGTTGCGCGGCCCCGGTGAAGGCGGCACAGCAGGCGACCTGCGCATCAGCGCCAATGGCAAGACACTGGTGTACGCGCGCTCCAGCATGCTGCACCCACCCACGCTGCTGGCCTGCAATGCCGATGGCTCCGGTGAACGCGCCATTGAGAAGTTCAACTCCAAGCTGATGGCTGGACTGCAGATGGGCGACGCTCGGTCGGTAGAGGTTGCAGGCTTTGATGGCGACACAGTCCAAATGTGGATCGTCTCGCCGCCGGGCTACACCGCCAACACTAAGAAGAAGTGGCCGCTGATGCAAGTCATCCACGGCGGGCCGCACACCTGCTGGAGCGACACCTGGCACTGGCGCTGGAACATGCAGATGTTTGCCGCCAGCGGGTATGTCACCTGCGCGGTGAACTACCACGGCTCCAGCGGCTTTGGGCAAAAGTTTCTGTCCAGCATCAACGGCGACTGGGGCCGCCGCGAGATGGCCGATGTGGAAGCCGGCACCGACTACATGTTGGCCACCAGCACCATCGACGCCAAGCGCATGGTCGCCACCGGCGGCAGTTATGGCGGCTACATGGTGGCCTACATGAATGGCAACCTGCCCGCCAAGCGTTACCAGGCGTATGTGTGCCACGCAGGCTGTTACGACTGGGTGTCGATGATGGGATCAGACGGTTATTTCTGGTTTGGCCACGAACTCGGCGCTTTCCACTGGGACGACGAAGCCCGCGTGATGAAACAGTCGCCCCACCACTACGCGCAGAACTTCAACACCCCCACGCTGGTGATGCACGGCGAGCTGGACTACCGCGTGCCCTACTACCAGGGCCTGGCCTACTACAACACCCTGCGCGCGCGCGGCATACCGTCGCGCCTGGTGTTTTTCCCGGATGAGAACCACTGGATTTTGAAGCCACAGAACTCCAAGCTTTGGTATGCGGAGTTCACCGGGTGGTGTGACCGGTATACGAAGGGTAAGGGGTCATCTAAGTTGGTGAAATAG
- a CDS encoding peroxidase-related enzyme — MSTPRYPLPDLNTLPEDIRTKILEVQEKSGFVPNVFLAFARRPAEWRAFFAYHDALMLREGSSLTKGEREMIITTTSAANHCLYCVVAHGAILRIYEKKPLVADQVAVNYRKADITPRQRAMLDFAMKVCLHSDTVEDADFTKLHAHGFDEEDIWDIAGITAFFGLSNRMANVTSMMPNPEFYLLGRVPKQK, encoded by the coding sequence ATGTCCACACCCCGTTATCCCCTGCCCGACCTCAACACCTTGCCCGAAGACATCCGCACCAAGATCCTGGAGGTGCAAGAAAAGTCCGGCTTTGTGCCTAATGTGTTCCTGGCCTTTGCCCGCCGCCCGGCCGAGTGGCGCGCGTTCTTCGCCTACCACGACGCGCTGATGCTGCGCGAGGGCAGCAGCCTGACCAAGGGCGAGCGCGAGATGATCATCACCACCACCAGCGCGGCCAACCACTGCCTGTACTGCGTGGTGGCCCACGGTGCGATCCTGCGCATTTATGAGAAAAAGCCGCTGGTGGCCGACCAGGTGGCGGTGAACTACCGCAAGGCCGACATCACGCCACGCCAGCGCGCCATGCTGGACTTTGCGATGAAGGTCTGCCTGCACTCCGACACAGTGGAAGATGCCGACTTCACCAAACTGCACGCCCACGGTTTTGACGAGGAGGACATCTGGGACATTGCCGGCATCACGGCCTTTTTTGGCCTGTCCAACCGCATGGCCAATGTAACCAGCATGATGCCCAACCCCGAGTTTTATCTGCTGGGGCGGGTGCCCAAGCAAAAATAA